In the genome of Arachis stenosperma cultivar V10309 chromosome 6, arast.V10309.gnm1.PFL2, whole genome shotgun sequence, the window tttaaaagcgtgccgGTTTCTCTCAATGGCTACGCTTTTTAAGCGTAGCAAAAAAAACGTAGCCAAATTTCGAATCAATTGCCACCCTTATAAAAGTGTGGCTATTGACCCCtttcgccacgcttttgaagcgtagCAAAAAAACGTGGCCAAATATCTATTCAATTGCTACCCtcataaaagcgtggccattgaccactttttgccacgcttttaaagcgtggcaaaaaaaagcgtggccataggccttttttcttgtaaGGTTAtgcattttccttcctaattttgtgatATGATTGacaacatgcttctttggccttaaatttgctatttttaatcctctcttattaccattcgatgccgtgatatgtgtgttaagtgttttcaggttttatagggcaggaatggcttagagaatggaaacgaagaatgcaaaaatggaaggaatgcAAGAAAGTGGAGTTTTGAGAAGCTggcagcgacgcgtacgcatgaccagCGCAGCAGACGAGCAACGCGTAAGCGTGACATGACATGTACGCGTGACCAGGATTTTGtcaagcgacgcgtacgtgtgggaaacgcgtacgcgtggcaaaGCGTCACGTGCTGCAGATATCAGAAAACGAtaggggcgatttctgggctgctttTTGGCCCAGTTCCAAGCCCGAAAACACaaattagaggctgcagagtggggGATCACTCATACACACTTTCATTCACATTAGTtaagtttagatgtagttttctagagagagatgctctctcctctctctagattttaggatttttaggtttatttcttctcaatttcagATTTCTACCTTGCTTTAATTTAggtttcttctacttttatttgttctatTACTTTAGTTTATCTACTTCTCTTATTGATTCCTTTATTTTgctaatttagtttatgaactcatGTGTTACTCTCAACTTtcattaatgcaatttatatttcatGTTTCATGTTGttcaattgctttgttattgttatttcctTGCTTTCGTAGTCTTAGAATTTCTTATgtcttgttaattttctatgGCTGCGTTTGTTTACAGAGACAAGACGCTGAGACAGGGACACTGAGGCACAAATCGTGTTTGGCAGAGGAGACATGGACAAAGACAATGTGTCCAGagacactgaattagtgtattttgtgtccatcctGACAAGAAGGACACAGAGACACTAACAAGgaacacaacttattttttattttttctttaattattcttgttaatttttaataattatattttttattgttatatttttcatctcaaattttttgaatgaaaaaaatgagaataaattgaattttcataatttgttctagtttatcaccaaacaaaatacaagaacacaaaattttgtgtctctgtccATCAATGTCTTGTCCTGTCCTGTTCTTAGTGTCTTGTCCTATCCTGTTTTTagaaacaaacgcagcctaTGTTTCTACTTTacgccttccaagtgtttgataaaacgcttggttggatttttaattagattttcatgttcttaacttggattgattaattagagactcttgagttatcaaaactCTTTTGTTGACTGGTGATTGAGAATTGTTAGTTGGCTTAAGCTTCACTAAATCTAAtatttgattaggacttgtgaacttaagttgattttactcacttgactttccttcattgttaaaggttaactaagtgagagtaaaaaggcaattaccatcacaattgatgatgaCAATAAAGATAGGAATTCTAATTCTCAATCCTTGTTAGAACTTTTCTTAGTTGTTATTTTACTTCCTTGTTATTTACGttactttttttcttatttcaaaaactcaaaaatatatttttccaTAATCAATTATAAGTACACTTTCTTGCAATTCCTTAAAAGACAATccgagatttaaatacttcggttaattttattaggtttgcttaagtgacaaaaaatttaaatattgattgaggtttaattgtcggtttagaactatacttataacgcaatatttttgtgaaaatctttaCCGACATCTTTCCTCCGTTATGTTATCTTATTTCGTATACACTGCAAACAAGATAAGAGATACGATACTTTTCCGTAAAAATGCTCCAAAATGTATATTTtggtaattaaaatatttattttatttatttaaaaaaaaatccgtCTACTCTTATATTGCAACGAAAATTAGAAATGATAAATGGTACCAAAGCATCCTTGATCGAATAATATGAAAATTTATTTCAGCCTTATAATATTCTCCACCTGCCACTTTTCTCTGGTATGTTTCAGCTTTCAACTTTGCTCAGTAGCTGATTATTGTTCAATTTGATTGACCTTAAATGTTACATGCGTCGACAAGGATTTTCTTCATATGATCCACTAGTTCTTGCACCTGCTCCCTAGAATGAAGGGGTGATGGGTATACACAAGCACAATCCAACTTCCCATTCCTTATGGTGTCGAATATGGCGATAGATGGGCCGACACCATGAGCAGAAGCACAACCCACATAGTCCTCTAATCCAATCTCTTTATGAATGTTATCTGATTCATCAATGATAGGATCCTCAAAAACTGAAATCAAAGCAGTTCTCATTGATGATGATGGCGTCAAACCAGGGTTCTCGATCGCCTTGCACATTAGGTAGTTCAGGTCAGACATGTCTGAGAAATGCTTGTTGCAGTTCATAGCATTTGCAAAGGCCATGTAACTTCTCTTTGCTAGATCCCATAGGGTTTCTCCACATACATCATGTGTGTTCAATATTGCAGAATGATAAAATCCTGAACCCAAAACTGAACCTGTTATAATTATAACAAAGCAACTAAAGCAAATTATTCTGACCACAGAAAACTGGATTATTCCAATATAGAACGCATAAGAGCTCTTATTAATATCAGACGGAAGCGAATAATTTGGAATAGAAAGTTTTCATGTCAAAAAGAAGCAAGCTCCAAGCAATGATCTACTTTATTAACTAGAATTGGTCTTATTAATCAATGATATACCAATCGTCTTTGTTTCGTTAAAATGAGACTATCTCCTCCTGTGAATCTAcaattgtctttttttttttccattagagtaaaaaatcttttctttaaACCAGATGTAGAAGTCTAGAGGTAGCAAGAACATATGAAAACAAAACACACATTTGGAAAAGTGCAGATTACCAAGATGGTTGCTGGAAAGGACTGGATCAAGAAGAGAGCGGCAATCAATGAGTGTCACTACACCATACTTCTCCTTTTGATAACTGGGTAGCTTTTTGGAGGCCCGGGCGGCAATCATTCCAGCTGCTGCAAGTGCCCCACAAAGTTTAATTTCTCTTGATTTGCATTCCTACATGATCTTGCAAAATTAATTGTAATATTTTGAATCATCATGACCTTACCAAATCATAGTCAGAATGTCAAATTATCAATTATACTTCATACCAATCAGAATATAAATCCTTGGTAGCCTAAGAAGCAGATCATCGTATACTGAAGAAATATGTATCAACCTAAGAAGCACGGACACACCAAATTACTGCCGTGTCCACGTGTCGGACACGCGGTGGACACGGACACGCGGTGGACACGCGGTGGACACGTGTCCGACACACCTGAGCACGTgtcgcaaaaaaaaaaaatttttttttactcgGACACGCCATGACACGGCACTGGACACACGAGGACACGACACTGTAAGGAGAAACAATACAAGAAAGGAGAAACAATGATGTGGAATTTTGCGGGAGATGATTTTTCACCAATTGATGAAGATAATGGGGTCCTAGAAATTGCTAGTCTTTCTCTTGATGAACCGGAGTTGGAAGCTGTTCTTTTTGTCAATGAAGAAAATGAAGTTACTTTTTCGATGATCACTGTAGTTAGCTTTTTTTGGATATATCATTAGAATTGATGCTCCATATTTTTTTGGAAAGGATATGGAAATAGGAAGTAGTGAAGTTCAAAAGATAGTTAAAGAATACTccatgtgtttttttttttttttgaggggTTAGGAAGTGATTATAAGTTCAATTGTAAATTTTGActtcatattatatatatgatatatattatgacttttgattttttttcttaaaatttaatatatatatgcCGTGTCCGTGTCcggtaaaattttaattttagtgtgTCTCCGTGTCCGTGTCCGTGTCGTGTCCCGTGTCCATGTCCGTGTCTGTGCTTCTTAGGTATCAACTATTACACACACCATTCTATTCTCTATCaaatcttttctattttctgatattaAGCCAAGGAGCTCACAAATGCATGAATCCTCTGTGATAGAaaagaatttaataaaataatgcagctGATATTCGTTGATCTTAACATCGATCTTAGTCCATACAGCAAATATGAATAATTTATGAAAAGTTTTGATCAAATTATCAAGTAGTCGATTAAAGAGTATGAGTACTAGTATATCAATTTAATGTCAGACAGAAAATCCTTATTTATCATAGCATGACTTGCAGAACGAGTCTCTCCTTTGTTATTGGAATCCAAAGCCAGAAGCCATAACTATAAAATTTTGGATAGAATATACACCAATTCACATGCACCGAGTTCTTTTGAAAGTGGTTCTCTAACACACCATACCTTAACTTTTCATTTgttggttacatgctggccagaATTTAATAAAGTTGTTGGTCCCTAGACTTTTTCAATTTATAACACATCCAAATGGCAAGACAGTTGGATTGGTATACACGTCCAATAATTTCTAAGGAATAATTTCTCCAGATTCCAGAATAAAATGGAGATTCCCAAAGTTCCTCACACTTGTCTCCATCGTGAGTATTATTATCTTATCTCCAATACATCTTGCCATACTTGGATCTGGATAGCGTTATCAGTTAGGCAAGCCGTATCCTAAAATATAGCACTCTCCAATCAAAACAAAGTTAGCCATACCAACCCGTACTGCCTTTAGTGGTTcactttttcagtttttcttttctaataaAATTAAGCGACGTTACGAAAGGAGACAAAAGAAGTAACTAACTCGTCCCCGAAGCAAGAATTTTCTTCCCCCTTTATTCTCTTTATAAAATCAAAGCAGAAATAAATGCATAACTTATGTTTATATGAGcttaagattaaaaaataaaaaacaaaattaaaacctAGATATATGCACTTAAAGGGGATTTCTATTACTATGTACGATAATTTAGAGTGTGTCACGAAAATAACTTATCTTCCATAACCAAATGTTTTTTCGAATTggatatgaaaagaaaaaggaaagaaaaaaccTAAAATTCCAATCCAATTATCCCACTTATCAAAGGGCCTACACGAGAGATTAGTAGCCATATTGTTTGACATTAGATATCCAAGGTGTGACAAAATTGATCTAATCTAATCATCCGtactatatatatacatacctagtacacattttttattttttccattTTAAACTTTTTCACTAATACccaactttctttttttttttttctttttcgaagAAAATACTTTACATTTAGGCCGTTATATTACATTTTTTTGTACCTATGAACAAACAATACTGAAGCAGATCTATTTACTCTAACATGAAATCTGTGTTGCCTATGGATATGGTAGTTGCAGTAGCTAAACaattttaacaattaaaaaattcactttttttgctgaaattaaaaagtcATGTAATCACTATAGTTATAGATGCTATAATATGtactttattataatttttgctTTTTGAACAACctattcattttttctttttcttttttaattttatttttgttattgccttttgttcttttattttatttttgcagGAAAAACTTTGCAGCACAGGCACTAGTTACTCTAAAATGGATTAAGAGGTACATAATCAATCACTGAATCACCTGATTGTCTATTAATCAACTAGCAACGAAACCAATAATATtcacacaaaaaaaaacaagtGTGGTACTTACAGCCACAAGCTGGCGCGTGTGGTGAGCGTCCAATTGCAACCTCACAACCTTGGAGCTCCGAGGCGAGTCCGCATCCACGAATTCCAAATTCCCAAGCCTGAATGAATTCAGTGAGTAACCAAGCATGTCCAAACCACGCGCCCAAAACGGCTTGTTCCTCTTCTCTACCGGTATCAGATCCTCAATCGCCATTCCCATTCCCTTCTCCTCTGCCTCTCCGTTACTCTCTCCGCCGCATCCAACCTTCACCAGCAGCTCCCTCAGCAGAGTCACCGCCGCCGCGCGGTCGCATCCCGACGTGTGCAGCCGCAAAAACACTCCCCATCGCCTCTCGCTTATCGCGTACACACTCACGCACAGTACGCCGTAGCCATCGCTACTAGGATCGCGCCACTTGTTCAGGTTCAGCTCGTGCTCCAGAATCAGGTGGAAGTCAGTATCTCCGTCGCCGGAACTACAGCCGAGGATTGCGGAGGTGGATTGAAGATCGAGGCAGTGGATTTGAATATTGGAGGTTGGGGGAGTTCGGAAGTGGTAGGAATTGGCGTTGGAGTCGAAGTGGATTGTTGAGCGAAGGATAGGATGGTTACTTTGGAGGTTGCGGAGTACGGTTTGGAGTTTGGGAATGAATGGTGGTTTAGAGAGGAGGAGGCCGAGGACGGTTATTCCGGTGCCGCCGGGAACTGCCTTGCACCAGCTGTATTCGGTGCCGCCAACGGCACGAATGGTGAAGTGCTGTTGCAgttcttgttctttttcttcttcactgCTGCTACTACTCATTTTGATGGTTCTTGTTGTTGGTGGTTGTATCCGACGAGAGTATGGTATAGAGAGTAACGCTATTTACTTTGGATCAATGATGATGATAGGATTGGAAAGTGGTCCATTAAGTAGAAAATCGGCCAATAAGACCAAACTAATTAAAGCCACTATCGAGTATCCTCTAAAGTACACTAGTCAGTAGACAACTCTGACCCCACTCATCGTCTTCATTCGaccaaaattaataaataattatccaCACGTCTTCCTCGATCAAGTAAGTTATCAGGGAAGTAAGGAGCATTGTTGTTGTGACATTCGGAGAGCAACAATGTCTATGCGACGATCAATAACTCATAAGAATGTAAGATGACTAAGGATTCGGATTTATGTCTAAAATAATGGGCCGAACAAAAAACCCCGCTAGACTTAATGGGTTCAGAATCTTAATCCAAACTGTCTTTTTAAGGTTTCGGCCTGTTGGCCAAGCGGACTTAGTCCATTTTGCCATTCTTAGTCACGTTAAATATTATATGACCATTTCTCTCCGTACAATATTACCGTTAGCTTTGCTTCTTTCACATGACCAGTACCGGAACCCCAGTTGGGGCTCAACACAATCGTCAGCCATCGCCAGAAGAACAAGATTAGCTAAGAAGAAGTACTAAAAAGGTGCGAAAGGATACAGAGGGCTTCTTTGGGACACAAGTACTGGTTCCAAGGGAGGAAAGCTGGATGACTGAAACCACAGAAAATGGACAAAAACAGAACAAAAAAATCACTTTTGCTCAAATGGTGAAAGGAGGTACTGAAGGAGATCAAATGGAAGACGACAGTCTCAgtgaggaggaagaagagaaaaaaacagAAGATGGAAAAGGAGCAGCTAATGATAGCGGAAAAAAGCATAATGGAGTGGACTCCCAAAACAGTGGAAGCAAAGGAATCAGAGTGGAAGAAGTGGAGAAGGGGCTCTATAACATTGTTATTAGTGAGTCCATAGAGAGGGAACTGTGGAAACCTTGGTGGGACTCTTTTATAGTAAAATTACTAGGAAGAAGGGTTGGATATGCAGCCATGAAAAGGAGGCTGGAAAATATGTGGAGTAAGAAAGGGAGTATAGACGTTATTGACTTGAGCAATGACTATTATCTAGTGAAATTTTACTCATCTGAAAGACTTTGATTTCGCTCTACTAGAGGGACCATGGAAAATCTATGACCACTACTTAACACTGAGAATGTGGGAGCCAAACTTCAATCCTTTGGAAGCCACTATTGACAAAGTGACAGCATGGGTAAGATTGCCAGGACTGCCTATTGAATTATATGATAGAACTATGCTGAGGCAAATTGGCAATTTAATTGGGAGAACAACAAAAGTTGATAACAACACAGCAGACATGAGCAGGGGCAAGTTTGCTAGGCTGTGCGTTGAGGTTGATCTAACCAAACCATTACTGGGGAGATATTTGATAAATGGTAGGGAGTATCACATTGAATATGAGGGTATCCACCATATTTGTTTCACCTGCGAAAGAGTAGATTATGATCAACAACACTGCCCAAACAATAAGAGAAAGGAAGAAACAACAAAAAAGCAACAAGAGAATCAAAATGCTGAATCTAATACAGGTGTACagcaagaaaataacaataaaaaacaaCAAGACCTGCAAAAAGAGAAAGCTAGCACAAGCAAGAATGACATGGGAAAGCAAGTAATTAATGAGAACAATAGTAGTTTAGGTGAATGGATGGTGGTCCAGAGgccaaaaagagaaaagaaagcaCAAAAAGAAGATGTTATCAGAAACAGAGAGGAAACAAGTAGACAAAAAGAAGTCCCACAAACAAAAAGAAACCAAGGCAGATTTGGCGTGCTACATATAGAGGAAAATCCAAAAGCCCAAAGGCAAGGAATTGAAGAACAAAGGGAACAAGAGAAAGACACACAAGGGAAAAGAGAGAAGGAACAGCAAAACAAAAGCAAGACAAAAGCACAACCAGAACAAAAACAAAGTGAAAAGAGCAGTCAGCCAGCTCAAAAAGTAAAGGCCAAACAGAACAACACCAAGAACACAGAAAAGCAAGCACAAAGAAACCAAGAACCAGAGCAAAATCAAAAGGAAACAGGGGAACAAAGAGAGTCTACTACAATGCAAATTGAAAGGGTGAACCATAACCACTATGAAGAGAATTGGATGGAGGCAAAATCTTCAACTCCATCTTCCATGGAGGAAGGGATTGAACCTTCTAACCAAAACCAACAAAAGGAAGGAAGACCCCCTGACCTTATGGAAGCGGACgtaatagaaaaagaagatatAGTGATGGATTCCTTAGAAAAGGAGCCAAGCATGAGGATAATTGAAGGGGTGGACTTCACCACACCAGACATGAGAATATTAGAGGATGTGAAAATGCAGATGCATTGATGCTTTCTCTTTAGCTTTAGCTTTCTACTTTCTGACTGTTGTTTGGTTTAAATAACTGGTTCTAATCTGCCTTTTCTATCATCCTTTTGTTTTAATGATTACTCTTATTTGGAATGTGCGAGGTGCGGCTAGCGAGACTTTTAGGCGCATCTTTAAAGAAATGATGAGACAACATAGACCAGACATTGCTATTCTTTTGGAAACTAAGTGCAGTGGAGACACAGCAAAAAGGGTGATACATAACCTTGGTTTCTCTTACTCTATTTTGGAAGAAGCTCAGAGATTTGTAGGAGGCATATGGATCTGCTGGAATAGACCAGATATCAACATAACCACCATAGAAAATCATAGTCAATATTTACATGTTAAAATTCAAACTCAGAGTGAAAAGAAATGGTTCCTCACAGCAGTCTATGCCAGTCCTCAAAACCAGAATAGAAGGGAATTATGGCCTAAAATTCTCAATATAGCTAATCAGATAATGGGAGATTGGTTGATAGCTGGTGATTTTAATGATATTAAAGACAACTCAGAAAAAAAAGGCGGTGCTACTATTAGTAACAGAGATTGCAATGTGTTCTCCGGATGGATAAATAGATGGGGTCTAATTGATTTGGGTTTCATAGGGTCTCGCTACACTTGGAGAGGACCACAATGGGAAGAACAAGATAGAGTCTTTAAAAGACTAGACAGAGCCCTCGCTAATCATTCTTGGAGGACAAGGTTTCATGAAGCCGTGGTAGAAGTTCTTGCGAGAACAAACTCTGACCACCACCCCCTCCTTATCAGAAATGAAAGACAGAGGGGGAGAGGCCAAGATAGACCATTCAGATTCGAAGCTATGTGGGGAAtgcatcaaaattttcaaaactgCCTGAATACTAGCTGGAACAAGAATAACTCTCTCTTAGGATCCTTGGTGGATCTTAAAGAAGACCTCCAGAAGTGGaataaagaaatttttgaaaatatcttcaagatcaagagaagaaTTTTGAACAGAATAAGTGGCATTCAGAGGAGTAGATCTTATGGTAACAATCGGTATTTGGACAAATTAGAGCAAGATCTCAATAAAGAGTTAGAAGACGTTCTAGATAAAGAAGAGACTTTTTGGATGCAAAAATCAAGACAACAATGGATAGTGGAAGGAGATAGGAACACCAAATATTATCATACTAAGACTGTCATTAGGAGAAGAAGGAACAAAATTCAGAAACTCAGAAGAACAGATGGAAGCTGGATAGAAGAGGATGATGAATTGAAAGAACATATCATAAACCATTTTCAAAGCATCTATCAAGAACAGGTGAGCATTAGTCCAATTGAAAACTTATATGATACTTTACCTAATTTCAGTGCTTGTGTTTACAGGAAACTCATAGCGGAGCCCACTGAAGAGGAAATAAAAAATGCTCTCTACAGTATTGGATCGTTTAAAGCACCAGGAAGTGACGGATTTCCATCTCTCATCTACAAGAATAACGGGGATTTAATGAAAGGGAAGCTGTATGATTTTATCAACTGCTGCTGGCAATATCCGAATCTTATAAAGCAATGCAACAACACTCTACTAACTCTTGTGCCTAAACTTAATAGCCCGGAATTTATCTCTCAATTTCGGCCTATTGCTCTATGCAATGTGAGTTACAAAGTCTTGACCAAGATTTTGGTGGAAAGAATCAAACCGCATTTGAATGATAGAATAGCAGTCAACCAATCAAGTTTTATTCCAGGAAGGAAGATTCAAGATAATATTCTTATTGCAAAAGAGATGATGCACACCATGAGGCGCATGAAAGGAAAGAAGTAATTTATGGCCATTAAAATTGACTTCGAGAAAGCCTATGACAGGCTTAACAAGAGTTTCTTGGAGAAAAGACTTCAGGAGTTTAAATTCTCGGAGCAATTAAGTAAAATCATTATGTCTTGCATTCAATCTGTCACTTATAATATCATTTGGAATGGTAGCAGAACTGAAGAATTTACTCCTAACAGAGGATTGAGGCAGGGAGACCCATTATCTCCCTATCTCTTTGTCATCTGTATGgataaattatcctatttaattGAGAATAATGTGCAAAATGAAAATTGGAGACCCATGAAAGTTGGGAGAGAAGGACTGAACATTTCTCACCTTATGTTTGCGGATGACCTTTTACTATTTGCAGAAGCTACTAATGACCAAATAATGAATGTTATGCAAGTGATGGATAATTTTTGTAAGGCCTCAGGCCTTAAGATTAATAAGGAAAAAACTTCTATAGTTTTTTCTAAAGGTGCAATTGCTACCACTAGACAGGAGATCTCCAATCTCTCAGGTTTCAAAGAGCAAAAGGATCTTGGAAGATATCTTGGAGCCCTCATCACCAACAATAGGAGGAGTACAGataattttaaagatattttggGAAGAGTCCATAGCAAGCTGAAAGGGTGGAAGACTAAATGTTTGTCTTTGGCAAGGAGACTTACGCTAGCTCAAACTATTCTAAATCCAGCTTTGAACTACAATATGCAACATGAGAGGATACCCAAAGGAATATGTCTAGAGATGGAAAAGATTTAAAGAAGTTTCATCTGGGGAGAGGAGCCTAACCAAAGAAGAATGCACCTGATTGGTTGGAAAACCCTCTGTCAACCGAAGCACTTGGGGGgtcttggattcagaaaactttCAACCATGAATGATGCGTTCATGCTCAAAATAATATGGCAAGCAATGAAAAATCCGGAAGCTCTTTGGGTGAGGGTGCTATCCCATAAATACTGTAATGGGGGAAGATTAAACAACAATGCAAATTATAAACCTACGGACTCAAGTTTGTGGAAGGAGCTGAAAAAGATCTGGCCTGTTTTTCAAGAGCATTCTATTCACTATGTTAGCAACGGCTTATCCACCTATTTCTGGAGAGATCAATGGGTGAAAAGGGAAGGtattttaatagaaaaggcTATTAATCCTGTCAATGTGGATTTGGACAGTTTTGTGTGGGAATGGACATCTACAAATGGTGAGTGGGATTTAGAAAAGCTCAGACTCCATCTACCGCAAGACAGCATTGAAAAGATATGTCACATGAGCCCTCCAAAGGAAGAAAATGAGGATGACAAGGTGGGATGGAAGCTTTCAATTGATGGGAATTTTGCAGTCAACACAACATACAAAAGTCTCTCAAACTGGCCAGAAAAGGTAAAAACTATTTGGACAGAGCTATGGAGTTGGAAGGGACCTCAGCGAGCAAAAGTTTTCGTTTGGACAGCTATGCATAATAGAGTCATGACAAATCATAGAAAGACAAAATTATTTGGGGGAAATGGGGAATGTCAATTATGCAGAGGAGGCCAAGAAGATCTGTTGCACGCTTTAAGGGACTGTCCTAAAGTTTCTACCATATGGATAAAACTCATTAAAacaacagaaattccaagaTTTTTCCATCTCAATTGGGAAAACTGGATTGAAGTCAATTTTAGGCAACAAATGGGTAATAATCAGAATTTTGAGTGGAGGGATATCTTCATTCTAGCTATCTGGAGACTTTGGTATTGGCGCAATAGAGAAATTCATGAACAAAACTACAAGAGACCACCCAACCCACAAACAGAAATCATCAAACAAGTGACTGAAATTAAAGAAGCAACGGAGAGGTCTTACAAGGTCGGTCGCATATGAAGGAGAATAGAGAAGCATGTCAAGTGGAAGCCGCCTTCAGAGGGATGGGTGAAGTTGAACACAGACGGGgcttcacagaagaacccaggCAGAAGTGGTTGCAGCGATCTTCTGAGAAATAATGAAGGACGGTGGATTGCGGGTTTTTCGCATCGAACTGGAGAAGCGACGGCGTTCACAGCAGAACTATGGGGAGTGGTAAAGGGATTAGAGCTTGCATGGACGATGGGTTTCAAAAAAGTGGTCGTGGAAGTAGATGCTGCTGCGGTGGTTCAAAGACTCAATGGAGGAAAGAAATTGGTCTCCCATCCAAATCCTGTAATTAGAAAAGTAAATGAGTGGAAAAGAAAGGATTGGAGTATACTTTTTGTACAAATTTATAGAGAAGACAATATATGTGCTGATTGCCT includes:
- the LOC130932643 gene encoding uncharacterized protein LOC130932643 isoform X1; its protein translation is MSSSSSEEEKEQELQQHFTIRAVGGTEYSWCKAVPGGTGITVLGLLLSKPPFIPKLQTVLRNLQSNHPILRSTIHFDSNANSYHFRTPPTSNIQIHCLDLQSTSAILGCSSGDGDTDFHLILEHELNLNKWRDPSSDGYGVLCVSVYAISERRWGVFLRLHTSGCDRAAAVTLLRELLVKVGCGGESNGEAEEKGMGMAIEDLIPVEKRNKPFWARGLDMLGYSLNSFRLGNLEFVDADSPRSSKVVRLQLDAHHTRQLVAECKSREIKLCGALAAAGMIAARASKKLPSYQKEKYGVVTLIDCRSLLDPVLSSNHLGSVLGSGFYHSAILNTHDVCGETLWDLAKRSYMAFANAMNCNKHFSDMSDLNYLMCKAIENPGLTPSSSMRTALISVFEDPIIDESDNIHKEIGLEDYVGCASAHGVGPSIAIFDTIRNGKLDCACVYPSPLHSREQVQELVDHMKKILVDACNI
- the LOC130934296 gene encoding uncharacterized protein LOC130934296 yields the protein MWEPNFNPLEATIDKVTAWVRLPGLPIELYDRTMLRQIGNLIGRTTKVDNNTADMSRGKFARLCVEVDLTKPLLGRYLINGREYHIEYEGIHHICFTCERVDYDQQHCPNNKRKEETTKKQQENQNAESNTGVQQENNNKKQQDLQKEKASTSKNDMGKQVINENNSSLGEWMVVQRPKREKKAQKEDVIRNREETSRQKEVPQTKRNQGRFGVLHIEENPKAQRQGIEEQREQEKDTQGKREKEQQNKSKTKAQPEQKQSEKSSQPAQKVKAKQNNTKNTEKQAQRNQEPEQNQKETGEQRESTTMQIERVNHNHYEENWMEAKSSTPSSMEEGIEPSNQNQQKEGRPPDLMEADVIEKEDIVMDSLEKEPSMRIIEGVDFTTPDMRILEDVKMQMH
- the LOC130932643 gene encoding uncharacterized protein LOC130932643 isoform X2, whose translation is MSSSSSEEEKEQELQQHFTIRAVGGTEYSWCKAVPGGTGITVLGLLLSKPPFIPKLQTVLRNLQSNHPILRSTIHFDSNANSYHFRTPPTSNIQIHCLDLQSTSAILGCSSGDGDTDFHLILEHELNLNKWRDPSSDGYGVLCVSVYAISERRWGVFLRLHTSGCDRAAAVTLLRELLVKVGCGGESNGEAEEKGMGMAIEDLIPVEKRNKPFWARGLDMLGYSLNSFRLGNLEFVDADSPRSSKVVRLQLDAHHTRQLVAECKSREIKLCGALAAAGMIAARASKKLPSYQKEKYGVVTLIDCRSLLDPVLSSNHLGFYHSAILNTHDVCGETLWDLAKRSYMAFANAMNCNKHFSDMSDLNYLMCKAIENPGLTPSSSMRTALISVFEDPIIDESDNIHKEIGLEDYVGCASAHGVGPSIAIFDTIRNGKLDCACVYPSPLHSREQVQELVDHMKKILVDACNI